Genomic segment of Campylobacter ureolyticus ACS-301-V-Sch3b:
TATGCTAACCATGCTTTCTCCACAAAAAACTTTACCAAAAATAAGCCCATAAAGCCCTCCTATTAATTCATTTTCAAAATAAACTTCAACACTGTGAGCTATGCCTAAATTTGCAAGTTTTATATATGCTTTTAACATTTCATCGTTTAGCCAAGTTTCATTTTTATCTCTTGATTTATAACATAAATTTATTAAAGATGTAAAGTCATGGTCAAATTTAACTTCATATTTTTTTAAAAATGGTTTTGTTGATTTATGTAGTTTTATTTCATCTGGAAAAAATATAGCTCTTTTTTGCGGAGAGTGCCAAATTATCGGATCTCCTGGCATAAACCAAGGAAAATATCCACTTTTATAAGCTGTTATTATTGTATTTGGTTTCAAATCCCCACCAATGCAAAAAGATGCCTCTTTTGGAAGCATGGCAGGGTTTGGAAAAATATATTGTTTCATATTTTAATTAAAAGGACAAAAAGTCCTTTTAAATTTAAAGTTTTTGTGCATCTTTTCGCTTAAAGTATGCAAGAGTTGCTAAAATAACCATAACAAGCATACTTACCCAGATTGATTTTGGAACTGGTATTGATTCTCCACTAGCGTAGCTATGAAGTCCTGAAAGGTAAAAATTTACTCCAAAATATGTCATCATTACGCTCCAAAACGCAAACATTGAAGCTACTGCAAACCAATATTGTGAGTTTGCACCTTTTAATAATCTCATGTGAATTACTGCTGAGTATATTAAAATAGTTATTAGTGACCAAGTTTCTTTACTATCCCAACCCCAATATCTTCCCCAACTCTCATTTGCCCAAACTCCACCTAGGAAGTTTCCAGCTGTAAGTAAGCAAAGTCCAAAAATTAAGCTCATTTCATTTATTCTAGTTGCTTCTAAGATATTTCTTGCAAGCTCATTGTCATTACCAGGTTTTTTAATGATAAATAAAAATAGACAAAACATTGCTAAAAGCATACTTAGTCCAAAAAATCCGTAACTTGCGGTTATAACTGAAACATGTATTGTAAGCCAATATGAGTTTAAAACTGGAACTAAAGTAGTAATTTGTGGATCTATGTGACTAAGATGAGCTACAAAAAGCGTAATTCCTGCCATTATTGATGTTAATGAAAGAGAAATTGCCGAGGTTCTTGAAAAAATTATGCCACTAAAAGACAGAGCCCAAGCTATATAAACTAGTGATTCATAAGTATTGGACCAAGGCGCGTGGCCTGAGATATACCACCTAAGACCAAGACCTGTTGTGTGAAGTAAAAAAGCTATGATATTTACTAAATAAACTGCCTTAAAGGCAAAGTTCATATTTAAATTTGGACTCATCATTCTTAAAAATACAAAGATTAAAAGTGCAAAGCCACCAAGCAAATAAACAGGCATTAATCTTTTAAAAATATCAAGATCGTTAAATAAAACTTCAAATTTAAGCTTGTTGTATGATGGAACTACCTTTGCTCCTATTTTGTTTTGATATTTTTTTATAAGATCAAGTGCTTTATTAGCCTCACTCCAATTACCGCTTTTTTGAGCATCAAGAACTGACATTGTGTAGTTTTGAAGAACCATTTTAGCTCTTTTTTCTTCTGCTGCACTAAAATTTGTCATAACTCCGTAAGCTGCATACCAAGTGTGATTAGGATCATTTTCTTTTGGAATTATTTTAAAGATTGATTTCATTAAAGTTGCATAGTAGATATTAAATCTTTCGTCAACTTTTATAACTTCTTTATCAAATTTTGTTCTTGTGTTTGGAGCTTTTCTATTTGTTTGTTCTGAAATAAGACCAAGTTTATAGTATGATTTTCCATTTTCATCAGTACCAAAAAAATCTTCAAACGAAGCATGAGTTTCATTTGGCTTTAGACCAAGAATTTTTTTAAGCTCATCATCGCCTATTTTTACAAATTTAGTATGTTGCCAACTTTCAGGATTCATAGTTATTGAAAGCATAGTTTGAACGGCATTCATTCCTTCAAAGCTTTTACCTTTATAAACTTTGCGTAAAATTTCATTTGCCATTGTATCAAATGGCTCCATTCTTCCATCAAATCCTTGCACTACTAAAGTAGCAGCTTTTTTGGCGTGTTCTTTATCTATATTTGGTATATTATTTGCTTTTAAGTTATTTGCTGTAAAAAAGCTAAAAAATGCAACTAAGATAAGACTTAATGCTTTTTTATTTACATTATTATTTTCTTTTTTAACAGTTTTTCTATCTCTTGAACTACTTTTATCTATAAGTCTTGCAAGCTCTAAAAATCTTGAGTTTTTGTTAAAGAAATTTAAAAACATTCCAAGCATTAAAAGAAAATATCCAATATAAGTAGGAATTTTACCAGGGTCTTTGTTAACTGATAAAATAGTTCCTTTTTCATCTAAATCATAAGAGCTTTGGAAAAACCTAAATCCACCATAATCCAAAACGTGGTTCATATAAATTTCATAATCCATTTTAAAATCTCCATCTTCTACTACAACCTCACTGCTATATCCAGAAGGCGAATTTGAACCTGGATATCTATCAAGCTTAAAATCTTTTAGATAAATACTAAAAGGAAGTTCAATCATTTTTGGAGACCAAGCAAATTTAAACTCTTTCCCTCCAACTGTATAGATTCTTGCAAAATCCCCGAAAAAGGCAAAAACCTCTTTTGTTTCACCATTATATGTCAAATCACCAATTATGGCATTATTTCCTTTTTGAGTCATTGGAACTGATTTAACTCCAAGTTTTGCTTTTGCAAGCATTGTTGTTGGGGCGAAATTTACACCATCAATTGTGTATAATCTGTGTTTATTAAAATCAATTTCTGTATTTTTTTCAAGTTTTCCATCAGTATTATCAGACATTTGAAAGTATTTTATATCTTGATTTGTTTGCATATAAAATTTGCCATCATCTTTTAAGTAAATTTTTATAAAATTATGCTGTTTTGACTCATTGTTAAAAGTAATATCTAAATCACCAATTGGTAAAATATCTCCACTATTTAAAGTAATTTTTCTTTTATTTTTATCATCTGAAAAAAGAATCTCTACAATAGGCTTGCCATCATCTGCTTTTATCCAGCCTAAGTCCCCATTTAAAACTAGTTCTTTATATTTAAATACAGCATCTTTTTTTCCTAAATCAAGCTTCATATCAAAGCTATTTTTCTCATCTGTTGCTATATATCTATTTACATCTTTTGAGATAGTTTTACCTTTTTCATCTTCACTAATGAGTTGGATGTAAACTTCCCTTGTTGAGACTAAATTTGTTTTTGTATGCTCTCTTATGTGCATTGAGCCTTCTTTGCCGAAGTAGTGAGTTATCGTTGCACCTACAAAAATTACAATAAAACTAAAATGAAATAAAAAGCCAGGTAGCTTTTTAAGTCCATAAATTTTGTATTTAATCATATTGTAAATTAAATTTATAGTAAGTAAAAGCATTATAAGACCAAACCAATTACTTCTATATATAAATGCAAACGCAGCATCCGTTCCTTTTACACTCTCAACTATTGTAGCCACAGCACAGGCAAAGGCAAATATTAAAAGTAGAGCATTCATTGCCCTAATACTTAAAAGTCCGCGCAAAAATTTTCCCATATATCTTCCTTTAAGATTTTAAAATAAGCATAGATTTTATTGTAGAATTTATAACATTTGACATATAAATTTTAAACTTTATTATTTAACCCTAACAGGCATAAATAAAAAGTCATAAATTCTCCATTTCGCATCTATCATATGCAACACTATGTTTTTTTCAAAAATATGATTTTGTTTTTTGTAATTTGATGTAAGTTTTACAACTGCAATTGTAGGACTACTTTGATCTTTTAAATAATCAAATTTAAGCTCAACAACATCATCATTTCTCTTATAGTCATAATCTATATAAAAAAGATCTTTTCCGCCATTTTTTTCTTTAAATTTATCCATATAATCAAGATTGTTTTTTGGTGCTAAGAGTTTTTCAGCTTCAGTTATTTTACCTTCTTCACACAACAGTATAAAATTATATACAACATCAACAGGGTCTTCTTCATTTATTTTTTTAGAACATCCTGTTATAAATAAAAAAACAAATAGAGCTAAAATGAGTTTTTTATACATTTTTTATCCTTTTAAATTTTTAGTAAGATTTATCTTACCTTAAATTCATAAATATTAAAATAAGCGTAAATTATCTCTTTTTATGGCTTATATTTTACTTAAAATTTTTATTTAAACAGATAATAAAATATTTATTGTTAAAATTTTATTAATATATCATAAAATATATTATATTTATAAAAAATATATATTATTTATATCAAAATATAATTATGTAATCATTTTGAAACGAAGTATTTTAGCATTTTGCACTTCATTATCAAAAATAATTATTTAAGGCTAGATATAAATAATTTATTTGCATAAATTGTTTATTTTAAAGTTAAATTCAGTAAAAATTAAATAGAATACTAACACATTGTTTGAGATATTAAACAAAAGTTAATAAATTTTATATTTTTGCTTAAATATCTTTAAAATCATTGTAAATTATAAAAATGAGTAAATGAAAGTTTATCAAGGAGGATACTCATGAAAACAAAATGGTTTAAAAAGGCATCACTTGCCTGTTTTATGGTTTTGTTTGCAGGAACGGCCTGTTTGCAAGCTGAAGAAAATGCTTCAATGCAGAATGTACCTGTTAAAACAGAGAAAAAAGTTAGTGAGCCAACACTTGCTGATAAATATCAAGAAGAGATGAAGCAAAATTTAAAGCTTTATCATGATGAAGACCCACTACTTCCAGGTAAGCCAAGAACATTGGAAGACTATGTAAGAGGAGCAGATACTTTTTTTGATATTTTAATCGATCAACACCCAATGTTTAAGTACGAAAAAGCAGGTAGACTTAGAGGTAAATACACAATGAGCGATAGGCAAGAGGAATTTGTTGAAATAAACAAAGGTCCTAAATTTGCTGAAAGAGCAGGGTTAGCTCATGCTGCTGTAACATATAGACTTGGAATGGAATCAATTTTGGATTATCCAAATAAATTTGTAGGACCAAAAAAATGCGGTGAGTGTCATCCAGCTCAATATGATCAATGGCAAAGATCAAGACATGCAAAAGTTGTAAGATTTCCTGATGAAATGTCAGAAGTTGGTGGAGCAGAAGGTCTTAAAAAACCTATGTATAATTCACCTTCTACAATATTGCCTTTAGGAATTTATCCTGATGATGTTTATGCGGTTATTGGAACCCCTAGAACAAAATATGGATTTATTGATAGATGGTTAGTTAGAGGAACATACCATGTTCAAGAGGGTAATTTAAGTGATTTAAGTGGATATTTAACAGCTGGTGGTAACCAATTCTCAAGACTTTGGTCTGAGCACATTACTCCAGATATGGCCAAAAAAATAGCTGAATTTAGTCCAGGTTTCCCAACTAAAATGGAGGATTTTGCACATTCAAGATCAACTGTTTGGGGTACAAACTCATATGGTTCAAAATATGCTGAAACTATGATGTTTCAACCAGCTAGTTCATACTGTGAAGTTTGTCATAGCTTTAAATTTGATTTTAAATCAAAAGAAGATTTTTATAATGCAATAGGTGATGCAAAAAAACTTAGAGAACATACTATTTCGCAAGGTATTAGCTGTGAGGAGTGCCATGGAGCAGGAGCTCACCTTTATGGTGCAAGAGGTGCCGGTATGCCATCAAATTGTGAAAGATGTCACCAAAGATTTGCTTATCAAGACGATGAAAAAAATCCAAATCCAAGAAAACCATTTAACGTTTATTTCAAATCAAGCTGTCCAGCTTGTGGAACAGAGGGTTCTCAAATGTATAGCTCACTCCACTATGATAAAGGTA
This window contains:
- the aat gene encoding leucyl/phenylalanyl-tRNA--protein transferase, with protein sequence MKQYIFPNPAMLPKEASFCIGGDLKPNTIITAYKSGYFPWFMPGDPIIWHSPQKRAIFFPDEIKLHKSTKPFLKKYEVKFDHDFTSLINLCYKSRDKNETWLNDEMLKAYIKLANLGIAHSVEVYFENELIGGLYGLIFGKVFCGESMVSIKKEASKVALINLGKNLEKYGFLIDAQVINPHLKFMGAKEISQKEFLTIYYKLIDENTNLDFKKFKPFYN
- the ccsA gene encoding cytochrome c biogenesis protein, translated to MGKFLRGLLSIRAMNALLLIFAFACAVATIVESVKGTDAAFAFIYRSNWFGLIMLLLTINLIYNMIKYKIYGLKKLPGFLFHFSFIVIFVGATITHYFGKEGSMHIREHTKTNLVSTREVYIQLISEDEKGKTISKDVNRYIATDEKNSFDMKLDLGKKDAVFKYKELVLNGDLGWIKADDGKPIVEILFSDDKNKRKITLNSGDILPIGDLDITFNNESKQHNFIKIYLKDDGKFYMQTNQDIKYFQMSDNTDGKLEKNTEIDFNKHRLYTIDGVNFAPTTMLAKAKLGVKSVPMTQKGNNAIIGDLTYNGETKEVFAFFGDFARIYTVGGKEFKFAWSPKMIELPFSIYLKDFKLDRYPGSNSPSGYSSEVVVEDGDFKMDYEIYMNHVLDYGGFRFFQSSYDLDEKGTILSVNKDPGKIPTYIGYFLLMLGMFLNFFNKNSRFLELARLIDKSSSRDRKTVKKENNNVNKKALSLILVAFFSFFTANNLKANNIPNIDKEHAKKAATLVVQGFDGRMEPFDTMANEILRKVYKGKSFEGMNAVQTMLSITMNPESWQHTKFVKIGDDELKKILGLKPNETHASFEDFFGTDENGKSYYKLGLISEQTNRKAPNTRTKFDKEVIKVDERFNIYYATLMKSIFKIIPKENDPNHTWYAAYGVMTNFSAAEEKRAKMVLQNYTMSVLDAQKSGNWSEANKALDLIKKYQNKIGAKVVPSYNKLKFEVLFNDLDIFKRLMPVYLLGGFALLIFVFLRMMSPNLNMNFAFKAVYLVNIIAFLLHTTGLGLRWYISGHAPWSNTYESLVYIAWALSFSGIIFSRTSAISLSLTSIMAGITLFVAHLSHIDPQITTLVPVLNSYWLTIHVSVITASYGFFGLSMLLAMFCLFLFIIKKPGNDNELARNILEATRINEMSLIFGLCLLTAGNFLGGVWANESWGRYWGWDSKETWSLITILIYSAVIHMRLLKGANSQYWFAVASMFAFWSVMMTYFGVNFYLSGLHSYASGESIPVPKSIWVSMLVMVILATLAYFKRKDAQKL
- a CDS encoding multiheme c-type cytochrome, translated to MKTKWFKKASLACFMVLFAGTACLQAEENASMQNVPVKTEKKVSEPTLADKYQEEMKQNLKLYHDEDPLLPGKPRTLEDYVRGADTFFDILIDQHPMFKYEKAGRLRGKYTMSDRQEEFVEINKGPKFAERAGLAHAAVTYRLGMESILDYPNKFVGPKKCGECHPAQYDQWQRSRHAKVVRFPDEMSEVGGAEGLKKPMYNSPSTILPLGIYPDDVYAVIGTPRTKYGFIDRWLVRGTYHVQEGNLSDLSGYLTAGGNQFSRLWSEHITPDMAKKIAEFSPGFPTKMEDFAHSRSTVWGTNSYGSKYAETMMFQPASSYCEVCHSFKFDFKSKEDFYNAIGDAKKLREHTISQGISCEECHGAGAHLYGARGAGMPSNCERCHQRFAYQDDEKNPNPRKPFNVYFKSSCPACGTEGSQMYSSLHYDKGMRCTTCHDPHEVTANDWTTEYTRVGLKKTCQDCHETQAEFFKAMGGIHAKDNCTGCHMPNMMSCENFAAIQNPDKAGFDNVRASHIWKIDIHPTRKSINPPEGKPRDPLKVKGWRMERDQNGRFFVDLMWSCGRTSFSDPDLVEPGASGCHSPVQSTLPNDLKFTNQEMIYEKVMAWQTPVKEGYEKIKQGLRELDKALANSQGLDIEKRSRAIFLTNEANKIKKKLEDDGAWGVHGPQYSKKIVDEALVYIEQAQDILKSTKTTRK